ataagcaatggaattgtaaatcatgagatataataaatttttgtgagacaaggtcagaatgatttcgggttcccctattctgactttgtaaaatcataaaaagtttaataaaaataattaggggcttaaatttatatttttagaattttgaatgagtctgttttcaatagaaacaaactagaacatcatccgaatcctttatgatgagataattaatttttagtgtagAAGGTTTGAAACTGTCAGACAACGGAACAGGGGTGACTTCAAAGAATAAAACGTACTTATTGGCTAAagcaaaaattatttaaattttatggtaagaagatatgtgagtctagtttcaggtaaaattatctaatcttaatttggagttctgtggTTAAAGACAAAAATAATATAGTGattatgacacagatggacagcttaaatattcatataagtaaatagtaaaaattatagataatgttacttacaagtgtgttatttatactaaggatgtggatgcaaaggaggaggaggaaaaatatattaatgacttgtgtataaattgataACAAGCTTGATTATAGTTGATAAaagttgaattagaaatgatataatgttttatttgtatttctataattcgaacttaatatttaattgttgaaattattatctaatatgtatggtaagtgcattgagatgattatttgaattggagtGAACATTggttgaaattgaaaagtgaatttaattattaattttgtattttgattaaatgttattGTAAGTAATTTAGGTGAGAATTATTTGTAttgtgttttacaattgaaatggattgatttggtatgtgataaatttaCTGAAAttatatggatatatgtgattgatttggaaattgaatattgaatgtatgttatattaaaattaaattgattgggaatgtgatgaaataaatatggatatgtgatatttgtgGAATTTGAATGTATGTTAATGAAAagtaaattgaattgtattgaattattaatttatgtgattaaattgaaatgtgtattgattgaaaactgaaaattgattaaaaccctattaatgatgatcgggctaagtcggatatagttagcatgccataggattggaagtgttcaggatacTTCAactttgagtcgatgaggcactataagtgtcgaTCGTTATTTCgacttgagtcgatgaggcaccttGTGTGTCGTCTCGCCATCGTTACATCGATTTAATCCGATAAGGTAATCGAAAATCTTGATCTTGTCACTTTTTACTTTGGCAAAGCCGATGAGGCAATCGAGTGTCGatcttggtgtgttggttggatccgtatccgctcatgtccgagtcatgttaataggggtaaataaaagtATTGAATGACTGATTTCTCTAATGATTGATTGTTACTGAATAATAAAGATCAATTTATCATTACCGAAAAATACTGATTGAGAAGTGAATAGTTGAATTCTATTTATTGATATTAAACAGTGAACTGAAGTATGAGTGAGACATATGAATTATGTATCTTTGAACTAGATATGAATGAAAAATATTACTGTTTAAATGAAATGTGAAGTAAAGTGATAGTATTTAAGTAGTTAACAAAATTGAGTTCACTTATATAAATTTGTTAATCGAGATTGTGATCGACAAGAAGAGATAGCGAATTATATGATTAACAATATGTTGAAGACATGTGTTAGAGCTCGTGATCAATTTGAATGTTTAAGCTTTGCAAATTTATACTAAACATGGAGAAAAGTTAtttggaagctcgttggattggaagcattGATGGGGATCGATCACATTAACTACAGGTATATTCAGCAtatttatatatgtgtgtgtCATAAATCACTAgatgtataatggcatgtataggtttattAACCAATGCTGAATTATAACTTGATATGCAAGTATCTAGCCACTAATATGGCTTGTATTTGATATATTTGACACATACATTTATATGGTCTTAACATGCTAATGGAATGAGAGTGTGAATAATAAAATAGTGATAAACATATAGAAGAATTAAAATGAgatgataaaattaatatatagtaAGCCTATATAAATAAAATGGATGAAATAAGTAATCTTGCATATACAAGTATAGAAGAAGATATAATAAGCATAAAACTTGATTTGGACTTGGTTAAATATCTTGAATTAATTCTTTAATGTGTTTAAGTGTTGGTGTAGGTAAAAGATCAATTGGGAGataaataaggcttggaaaatagcctaaacaATGTTCACATGggatagacacgggcgtgtgccttggccgtgtgaggcacacggcctgaagACATGGCTGTATGATATGACTGTGTGAAACCTATACTTAatttcgaaaattaaaatttaccaCATAGCCTAGCAACATGGGCGTGTACtaaggccgtgtgacccaagtttcTTCAAAGatgcaagttagagagttacacgcccCAGAGACACAGCCATATGACCCTTATATgtgtgaaaaattttaaaaattgcaaATATTTTCCTGAGGatctggtttagtcccgactcgaCCTTAATGCATAGTTTGAACCTTGAAGATTCGTTAAAGGAATATTTATAATCAATTTCGATGTTTGAACAATAAATGACTTAAATTATCTATAAGTGTTCTGTACTccttagtaatgcctcgtaaccctattccagcgacggatatggATTGAGGGTGTTGTAATTACACAACCTTAAATTAAAGCAGTTAAATATGAAAATTGCATTCTTTCATGGCGACTTACAGGAGGATATCTTTATGCAGCAATCGGAAGGCTTAAGGATTAAAGGCAATGAAGATCATGTTTGCCTTCTACAAAAATATATGTATGGCCTGAAGCAATCTCCTCGTCAATGGTATAAGAAGTTTGATTCATTTATGTCAAGCATCAATTTAATACGAAGTAAGTATGATAATTGTGTATACTTGCATAATCTTGATGATGGATCATTTATATACTTGCTACTCTATGTTAATGATATGTTAATTGCGGCTAAGGATCCATCTAAAATTGATCGATTAAAAACCATGCTTAAATCTAAATTTGAGATGAAGGATCTTAGTGCAGCTAAAAAATTATGGGAATGGAAATTTCCAGAGATAAACACTCTAGTAAGATATTTTTTTCACATCAAAGGTACATTGAAAGGGTCCTTAAGCAGTTCGAAATGCAAAATTTGAAACTGGTTAGTACTCCCTTAACTGCACACTTTAAATTTTTTGCTTCAGATTCACCAGAAACTGAAGACAAAGAAAAGTATATGTCCTTGGTTCTTTACTCCAGTGCAGTTGGAAGCTTAATGTATGCAATGTTTTACACTCGTCCAAACATTTCACACATTGTTAGTGTTGTAAGTAGATACATGGCTAGACCCGGAAAATTATACTTGCAAGTAGATAAGTGGATTCTCAGATACTTAAGAGGGACATCAAATACTCGTTTAGAGTTTGGACGAAGTTCAAAGGGTTTAGTGGACTTCGTAGACTCAGATTATGTAGAAGATTTAGACAAAAGAAGATCCATCGTAGGATATCTATTTGTTTTCGACAAATACATCATTAGTTGAAAAGTCACGCTTCAAGCCACTATGGCTTTATCAATTATCGAAGCTGAATATATGGCAATCATAAAGCTGCGAAAGGAGACATTTGGTTGAGAGGTTTATTAGGGGAGCTAGTTAATAAACACGGAGCAAATATTGTATATTGCAATAGTCAAAGTGTCATACATCACACTAAGGATCAAATGCATTACAAAAAAACAAAGCACATAGACATTCAGTATCACTTTGTTCGGGAGGTGATTGCTCAAGGAGATGTTCAGATTCACAAAATTGGCACAGAAAATAATTCAGTCGATATGATAACCAAAAGCCTTCCAGTTCTCCAATTCAAACACTGTTTGGATTTGGGCAGCATCATGCAAAGATCGAGTTAGGTCCCAAACGTGGCTCGAAAAAGAAGGCATTGCAGAAATACGAGCCAATATGGAGATTTGTGGAGTGTGCCACGTATTTTGGATGAAATAGAGCTGACTCATGACAAGGAAGAGCCAACATCCCAGCAACGCGACACATGACTTCTTTACAAGAAGAAACCGATGTCTCGACGACACAACGTGTGACATCCTGACGAGCTGAAAAACGACGTCGGGACGTGGCGATATGTTCCCTACTAAATTAGGTTTCTTCTCCTAGTTAATCTCTGCTATCTTTTCCCAGTCGAACTTTAATAACTCTAAGGATATTTTAATCAGATTAGCCCACAAATTTTAGGCTATAAATAGGGCTTTTAGCAACGCTAGAGAGATTGATTCAACAACACAATTAAGAGAGAGTTTTGTGGGAATTTCGAGAGAACTTTGTATTTTTGGTTCGAGTTTGTTTGTTGTTTCTCTATCTTGTATCTCCTTCGGTTATTTGTCGTTTTAATGAAGTATTTTTTGcccatggttttttatcctcttcagAGGAGTTTTTCCACGTAAATATTTGTGTTCAATTTTTCTCTATTCAGTCTTGTTGGTTACTTAATTCGAGTTAACTCCTACAgaataaacaattaatttaataaattacaatgatttttttttcttttatttttacttagcATGAAATTTTTGAGATCATACAATCAAAAGAAATATTTTAGGAAATCAAAAATGAAAATGTAAACATGCTTGTCCGactaaaataaaagtagacaaatTTGTAAAGATTTGATTTTGATTTAAAAAGGTGGATAATGAACAAGATAGTGTAcccataatatatattatatatgatataACTGCCATATACACCTATATGATATTCTTTTCTTAGGCTTTTAAATTTTGGCAGAAACAATAACCCTCCACCATCGCTTGAATCATGTCATCATATACAAAGAGAATCATTCAGTTGATAAACGCCTCCACTTCTCCTTCTCACATTCGTCAGATCCAAGCTCAGTTCATTCTCAGAAACCTCCTCAAAAACCACTTCATAGCTCACCATTTCATCAATGCCTGCAACTCTTTAGGCCTTTTAAACGATGCCCACGCCTTCCTCCTTCTTTCTAAACCTCCCCCTCATGTCTTCCTTTACAACACCCTCTTTAGAGCCTTCTCCCACTCCAAAACCCCACACCTTCCTTTTTCTTTATATGCCCACATGCAATGCGCCTCGGTTTTGCCTAATAACTACACCTTCCCTTTCCTTCTCAAGTCCCTAGCCGATTTCCAGCTGCTCCAGAAAGGACAAATCGTTCACGCCCATGTTTTAAAATTGGGTCATTCCCATGATATTTATATACAGAATTCCCTGATGAATATCTATGCTTCGTCTGGTGAAATGGGGTTATGTCGCCAAGTGTTCGATGAAATGCGTGATAGAGATGTCGTTTCGTGGACTATTTTGATCACGGGGTTTAGAAATGTTGAAAAATTTGATGATGCTTTGATTGCTTTTGAGCAAATGCAGTATGCAGGTGTGGTGCCTAATAGGGTGACTATGGTGAATGCCTTGGCTGCCTGTGGTGGTTTTGGTGCTTTTGAGATGGGGGTTTGGATTCATGATTATATAATGAAAAACAGATGGGAATTGGATTTGATCCTTGGGACTGCTTTGATTGATATGTATGGAAAATGTGGGAGgattgaagaagggttgaaagtTTTCCATAGCATGGAAAAGAAGAACAATTTTACGTGGAATGCTGTTATCAACGGACTAGCTTTAGCCAAAAATGGTGAGCAGGCCATTTGGTGGTTTAATAGGATGGAACAAGAAGGGTTTAAGGTTGATCATGTAACTTTAGTTGGGGTGCTTTCAGCTTGTAGTCGTTCGGGTTTGATCGATATGGGTCGACaaatatttatttctttagtCGAAGGGAGATACAGATTCTTGCCCGAGGTTAAACATTACGCATGTATGATTGATCTCTTGGCACGGGCAGGATGTCTTGACGAAGCTTTTCGAGTTGTGCAGGAAATGCCTTTCGAACCTTCAAAGTCCATTTGGGGATCATTGCTGGCTGGTTGTAGAGCTCATGGAAATTTGGAATTGAGTGAGATAGCTGCAAAGAAACTTATGGAGTTGGAGCCAAGTAACAGTGCTTACTATGTTGTGTTGTCCAATTTGTATGCCGATATGGGGAGATGGGATGATGCTGAGAAAGTGAGAACATTGATGAAAGAGAAGGGGTTGAAGAAAGACCTTGGTTTTAGCTCTGTGGAATGGGAATCCCAGGGACAAGTTTATGAAGTATTAGCATAGTGAATTCCCTTTAAACTTGTATGTCAAGAATGATCTTACTCATTTCCTTCGATCTTCGTTGAAACGGAAAGGTCTGCTCCGCTTGGATCGAGTTCTAAATCTTGGATATGAGGAAACTTTGCTCCTCTGGTTGAGGTTGGCTTCTTCCTGAGAACAAATGTATAGCCAATGAGATTAAATTCTGACCCATATGGCAATGGACAATTGTCTTTGCAGCTGTTTTGGAGGAAAGCACTCAAGCAATTTGCAGTGTatatcatgaaatcatgaaagtTTATTCGATGGTCTGCTGACTATTAGCAACATTATTTCAAGGTATAGGATTCTCTATATTTTATGAGCATGTAACATGATACTCAGACCTCACTGCAGTGACTCAGAATGATTGACCATTTATAAAGTTTGAAAGGTACAGAGCTTTTGATTAACTATGATCAGTCCGATTTCTATTTGTCATTTGTTTCAAGGTTCATTTGTTAAATGAACTGAACACGAACAAAGTTTGTTAAgctcttttatatttatttcattttaaaacttGTTTAATAAATCAtctaaaattcatttaaaattcattattatttgattattatatattaataaaattattattgcttgtatgcttattttatttatagtataattattaatatttatatttgaatatttCATATCTAAAAATAagatatatgtttatttatatatttataaacatTGTTCATGAACATGTTTGTTTATGCTTACGAATATGTCCGCGTAACTTAAATGAATGAACATAAACCCGCATAAATTTAAGTAAATGAACACGAATACATTATAATACTTTGTATCTTGACATCTATAACTTCTTTTACAATATCCAAGCTCAAAACCAGAGTAAAAACAGtggtatacaattcaaacactagaacaaatatatatatataaatgatccTGCAATAACAAATATTATGCTTAGAAACTTCAGTTCC
Above is a genomic segment from Gossypium arboreum isolate Shixiya-1 chromosome 8, ASM2569848v2, whole genome shotgun sequence containing:
- the LOC108459619 gene encoding pentatricopeptide repeat-containing protein At5g66520-like, with translation MSSYTKRIIQLINASTSPSHIRQIQAQFILRNLLKNHFIAHHFINACNSLGLLNDAHAFLLLSKPPPHVFLYNTLFRAFSHSKTPHLPFSLYAHMQCASVLPNNYTFPFLLKSLADFQLLQKGQIVHAHVLKLGHSHDIYIQNSLMNIYASSGEMGLCRQVFDEMRDRDVVSWTILITGFRNVEKFDDALIAFEQMQYAGVVPNRVTMVNALAACGGFGAFEMGVWIHDYIMKNRWELDLILGTALIDMYGKCGRIEEGLKVFHSMEKKNNFTWNAVINGLALAKNGEQAIWWFNRMEQEGFKVDHVTLVGVLSACSRSGLIDMGRQIFISLVEGRYRFLPEVKHYACMIDLLARAGCLDEAFRVVQEMPFEPSKSIWGSLLAGCRAHGNLELSEIAAKKLMELEPSNSAYYVVLSNLYADMGRWDDAEKVRTLMKEKGLKKDLGFSSVEWESQGQVYEVLA